A single region of the Hemitrygon akajei unplaced genomic scaffold, sHemAka1.3 Scf000095, whole genome shotgun sequence genome encodes:
- the LOC140722959 gene encoding NACHT, LRR and PYD domains-containing protein 3-like, whose protein sequence is MSDVPIVGIYPRKKAKDPNSKITCFLSNCDDHQLLQLTRFYRDRLEQAIEEGVEGISLMLTGADQFTGQEYHKVTQLAEKGSRKSGSKLLLNLVMEKGSRARRVMWESFIEMRQTLPKLKKIVQEIEEHGSGLFAYMDTERGLSRVLCHMQAAQDKHKETLRVQTETLRVSTILMKEKVKVFQLVDRYAELTVISTVRDRRLVEHELLARGRDHEEWREKHLRRELDKIPTEHLFHKSYSRRFLREIKKYFKKCPTGSSAVVAGVPGIGKTTMIQKIVYDWATGQIYHEFQFVFSFNFRDLNLINCRINLRDLILDQYPYLGNIVAELWKNPEGLLFIFDGLDEFKYRIDFGNNSGDTEPLYMCTDPERVCEVSDIVYSLIQNKLLPGCSVLVTTRPTALHLLEKADIRVWSEILGFVGEQRKEYFNKFFKDQAVAADVFKYVEENGILYTMSYNPSYCWILALALGPFFTKRDRELQRVPKTITQLYSYYIYNILKNHGREIDNPRDVLLRVGQMAFRGVSERKIVFTDGDLIKYNLQSSQFLSGFLMELLEREDSARSVVYTFPHLTIQEFVAALAQFLTPERRDIVRLLSEVQSTTDGRFEVFLRFVAGLSSPGSAWRLEEFLGPFPHQTICRVIDWVKEEVARQARNTWSEAGKRNLINTLHYLFESQNSGLAQAILGSMETLSFSGLRFTPIDCAVLSYAIEFCDSVKHLDLWGCRIESEGLQRLVLVLHKCQQLGLGSNDLGDSGAKLVSMALRNPECKIQNLGLYKTGLTDSCTEDLASALSENTSLNVLDLGSNSFTDRSVPALRRFILTAASLQWIELRDNAFSRTGEKEFRSLQEPRPGLAVIL, encoded by the exons ATGTCTGACGTTCCAATCGTGGGCATATATCCCCGGAAAAAGGCGAAAG ATCCGAACTCCAAAATCACGTGTTTCTTGTCAAATTGTGACGATCACCAGTTGCTGCAGTTGACGAGATTCTACCGAGACcgactggagcaggcgattgaAGAGGGGGTGGAGGGCATCAGTCTCATGTTAACAGGCGCAGACCAATTCACCGGCCAAGAGTATCAC AAGGTTACTCAACTCGCTGAAAAAGGTAGCAGGAAGAGCGGCTCCAAACTACttctgaacctagtaatggagaaAGGGTCTCGGgctcggagggtgatgtgggagtcTTTCATAGAAATGCGCCAGACCTTACCGAAGCTGAAGAAAATAGTGCAAGAAATCGAGGAGCACG GTTCAGGTCTGTTCGCCTATATGGACACTGAGCGGGGTTTATCCAGAGTGCTCTGTCATATGCAAG CGGCTCAAGATAAACACAAGGAGACTTTGCGGGTGCAAACTGAAACTCTGAGAGTGAGCACCATATTGATgaaggagaaggtgaaggttttccagctggttgatcgatacgctgagctcacggtcatttcaactgttcgagatcggaggctggtggaacatgagctgctggcaagaggcagagaccatgaagagtggagagagaaacatctccggAGGGAGCTGGATAAAATCCCGACCGAACACTTGTTCCACAAAAGTTACTCACGTCGATTTCTAcgtgaaataaagaaatacttcAAGAAATGTCCTACTGGGAGTTCTGCTGTTGTCGCCGGCGTCCCGGgcatcgggaaaacaacaatgatacaaaagattgtttatgattgGGCCACAGGGCAAATATACCATGAATTCCAGTTTGTATTCAGTTTCAACTTCCGGGATTTAAACTTAATTAACTGTAGAATAAACCTGAGAGActtgattctggatcagtatccttacttggGGAATATTGTGGCAGAgctctggaagaacccagagggactACTTTTTAttttcgatggtttggatgaattcaagtaCAGAATCGACTTTGGCAACAATTCAGGAGACACGGAACCTTTGTACATGTGCACAGATCCAGAACGTGTGTGTGAAGTATCTGACAtcgtgtacagtttaatccagaacaagctgctcccagggtgttcagtgctggtgaccacccgccccacggCGTTACATTTATTAGAAAAGGCAGATATCAGGGTCTGGTcggaaatcctgggatttgttggtgagcaAAGGAAGGAATATTTCAACAAGTTTTTCAAAGACCAGGCAGTGGCAGCAGATGTTTTTAAATACGTTGAGGAGAACGGGattctgtacaccatgagctacaacccctcctactgctggatcctcgcccTGGccctgggccccttcttcacaaaaAGAGACAGGGAGCTCCAGCgtgttcccaagaccatcacccaactgtattcCTACTATATATACAACAttctgaaaaaccacggccgtgagattgacaacccccgtgatgtgttactgcgggttggtcagatggccttcagaggagtgtctgagaggaagattgtgtttacagatggagatttgatcaagtacaatctacagtcttcccagttcctgtccgggttcctgatggagcttttggagagagaggattctgcccggagcgtggtgtacacattcccacacctgaCCATCCAGGAGTTTGTAGCCGCCCTTGCACAATTCCTGACTCCAGAACGTAGAGACATTGTGAGGCTCCTGAGTGAAGTCCAAAGTACGAcggatgggcgatttgaggtattcctCCGTTTTGTtgcgggtctctcttccccaggGTCAGCATGGCGCTTGGAAGAGTTTCTTGGCCCATTTCCACATCAAACAATCTGCCGGGTGATTGATTGGGTGAAGGAGGAAGTTGCACGTCAAGCTCGAAACACATGGAGCGAAGCCGGAAAACGGAATCTCATTAATAcgttgcactacctgtttgagtcgcAGAatagtggactggctcaggccataCTGGGATCTATGGAAACACTCTCATTTAGTGGACTGCGATTCACTCCGATTGACTGCGCCGTCCTGTCTTACGCCATTGAGTTCTGCGATTCAGTCAAACATCTCGATCTATGGGGTTGCCGCATCGAGAGTGAAGGCCTCCAGCGTCTGGTTCTCGTGCTGCACAAATGCCAGCAATTAGG ACTAGGCAGTAATGACCTGGGAGATTCGGGAGCGAAACTGGTGTCTATGGCTCTAagaaacccggagtgtaaaatccAGAATCTGGG TCTGTACAAGACAGGTCTCACTGATTCTTGcaccgaggatctcgcctccgctctcagtgaAAACACTTCTCTGAATGTATTGGATCTGGGATCGAACTCATTCACAgatcgatctgtccccgctctccgtcGCTTCATACTGACCGCCGCAAGCCTTCAGTGGATCGA gctGAGGGACAATGCATTCAGTCGGACCGGGGAGAAGGAATTTAGATCTTTGCAGGAACCCAGACCAGGACTGGCAGTAATCCTGTGA